A section of the Acidobacterium capsulatum ATCC 51196 genome encodes:
- a CDS encoding MazG nucleotide pyrophosphohydrolase domain-containing protein, with translation MSKRKNSEGQKLLFFPDAPLAQKPDVETGSTMLARPQSALQPFRPLPSSLNCELVISGTYRKDFETLKRTYEEFRDLGCDVLSPSSVTIVSEDDGFVYMKGEEQETPTRIEERHLSAIQKSNFVWLHAPNGYVGPTSALEIGFAHAAGVPVFAMELPNEPVFRSFVQLVGSPSDILSTHLHNAPPPAPALKAFQEYYRRAAIQRGYSKEGPKECLLLMVEEVGELARAVRKREKLVRHASYEAVSESHELADVFLYVVHMANVLGIDLADVVRDKETLNITKFLATMG, from the coding sequence ATGTCGAAGCGCAAAAATAGCGAAGGCCAAAAGCTTCTCTTCTTCCCGGACGCACCCTTGGCTCAAAAGCCCGACGTTGAGACGGGCTCGACCATGTTGGCGCGTCCTCAATCCGCCCTGCAGCCCTTTCGGCCACTTCCATCTTCGTTAAATTGCGAACTAGTAATTTCCGGCACGTACCGAAAAGATTTCGAAACCTTAAAACGTACGTACGAGGAATTCCGTGACTTGGGTTGCGACGTCCTGTCTCCCAGCAGTGTGACAATCGTTAGCGAGGACGATGGTTTTGTGTACATGAAGGGAGAAGAACAGGAAACGCCGACCAGGATTGAAGAGAGGCATCTGAGTGCAATCCAGAAGTCAAATTTTGTTTGGCTTCATGCTCCAAACGGTTATGTTGGACCAACGTCCGCACTAGAAATTGGATTCGCACACGCAGCCGGTGTGCCTGTTTTTGCCATGGAGTTGCCCAATGAGCCAGTGTTTCGCTCTTTCGTGCAGCTTGTGGGATCGCCAAGCGACATTCTTTCGACACATCTTCACAATGCTCCTCCTCCTGCCCCTGCACTAAAAGCATTCCAGGAATACTACCGGCGGGCTGCTATCCAACGAGGATATTCAAAAGAAGGACCTAAGGAGTGCCTACTACTCATGGTCGAAGAAGTGGGCGAGCTTGCTCGTGCTGTTCGCAAGCGCGAGAAGCTTGTGAGGCATGCTTCGTATGAAGCTGTAAGTGAATCGCACGAACTGGCCGACGTATTTCTTTACGTGGTGCATATGGCTAATGTTCTTGGAATTGATCTTGCAGACGTGGTCCGAGATAAGGAAACTCTAAACATAACAAAGTTCTTAGCCACAATGGGTTAA
- a CDS encoding AAA family ATPase, whose protein sequence is MKSRELVPATFEYLAHYRNLLREFCTFHVAGLAPFFRKETGVFALHAEDEVKQFRHITSSATCFSSLELCFEKDSTFDGRNFKELMTEFACQAIQQDVNEKWKSDGKAEVYCTCRGLPFVLSQLENWHPNIPIHLKRIKFQLDEQPIRCAIGEAAPPVDNKGEDLAGTDREKVIDGWYEPNAYHTYWTLELLAALENRFKGEAKACDEYHYLNAKVPIFHLWARQQLGLQIALHTAKSSKLDSDQLAWALAILIREPANYQSDLALQDIIREALKCLFATQEPVGTWRHYAPLFHYPNAGNAYCFVFETFTVLLEQSLKPQAEFLRSALKEHVAGLISLWKYADSIKATIPTVLKRVPGISYGWTSGHRIRPEIESWATASVFAYAQMLRRLVGIWTRETALDGLNHKRSAMSRQEALDTLNDRSRTWTQPDLPDILTSMFINPLSDLAPESTLDPDRYLIEKRSARSVILFGPPGTGKTTLISGIADAIGWRYIELHPSHFVSEGLPNVQHTADGIFGKLMEIDHAVILFDEIDELVRERNIEPDQFGRFLTTSMLPRLAELWKARKVIYFVATNHIEAFDVAITRSSRFDAVIFLSPPDFEVKKKKILQILREDYSIRTDFSPDLNQALVEKSFPQEECYSELSKTENAGGAEPPKRIPEENLLAKFAIVRWDELHEIALRLASILPEGQTITKDVLGQSLRLMRDGRVRGLEECRRFVRDPELYQRFDASINGQWRVIETEGVNLSELAASSKHLEKRGEVFFARAPIGPCENVHFPGYIPKLKVPEGEPVVLGAISLAKEKAEGPE, encoded by the coding sequence TTGAAGAGCCGCGAGTTAGTTCCTGCAACCTTTGAGTATCTCGCGCATTATCGTAATCTCTTACGGGAATTCTGCACGTTTCACGTTGCTGGATTAGCTCCGTTCTTTCGTAAAGAGACCGGCGTGTTTGCACTGCATGCTGAAGATGAAGTCAAGCAATTTCGTCATATCACGAGTTCCGCCACGTGCTTTTCATCACTCGAACTATGCTTTGAGAAAGACAGCACTTTTGACGGTCGGAATTTCAAGGAGTTGATGACCGAGTTTGCTTGCCAGGCTATACAGCAAGATGTCAATGAGAAATGGAAGTCGGATGGTAAGGCGGAGGTTTACTGTACTTGTCGGGGCCTACCTTTTGTGCTGTCGCAGCTGGAAAATTGGCATCCGAACATACCCATACATCTGAAACGTATTAAATTCCAGTTGGATGAACAGCCGATCCGATGTGCGATCGGAGAAGCCGCGCCTCCTGTCGACAATAAGGGCGAAGATCTTGCGGGAACAGATCGAGAAAAAGTAATCGACGGATGGTATGAACCCAATGCCTACCATACCTATTGGACATTGGAGCTTCTGGCGGCGCTGGAGAATCGCTTTAAGGGCGAAGCCAAAGCTTGCGATGAATATCACTATCTAAACGCCAAAGTCCCGATATTTCACTTATGGGCACGCCAGCAGTTGGGCTTACAGATTGCGTTGCACACTGCGAAATCCTCCAAGCTGGACTCTGATCAGCTCGCATGGGCCCTCGCGATTCTGATAAGAGAGCCAGCGAATTACCAATCCGATCTCGCCCTCCAGGACATTATTAGAGAAGCCCTGAAATGCTTGTTTGCTACTCAAGAGCCGGTCGGAACTTGGCGACATTATGCTCCCCTCTTTCACTATCCCAATGCAGGTAATGCGTACTGCTTCGTATTTGAAACATTTACCGTTCTATTGGAGCAATCTTTAAAGCCGCAGGCTGAGTTTTTGAGGAGCGCGCTCAAAGAACATGTGGCAGGCTTAATCTCTCTCTGGAAATATGCTGACTCAATCAAGGCGACAATTCCGACAGTTCTTAAACGGGTTCCAGGGATTAGTTATGGTTGGACATCTGGCCATCGGATTAGACCAGAGATCGAAAGCTGGGCAACGGCAAGTGTCTTCGCATACGCTCAAATGCTTAGACGTTTAGTCGGGATATGGACCCGCGAAACGGCCCTCGACGGCTTGAATCATAAGCGAAGTGCGATGTCTCGGCAGGAAGCCCTGGACACGCTTAATGATCGATCTAGAACATGGACACAACCTGACCTGCCGGACATACTGACTTCGATGTTCATAAATCCTCTCTCGGACTTGGCGCCTGAATCCACCCTTGATCCAGATAGGTATCTGATTGAGAAAAGGTCAGCCAGGTCGGTTATTTTGTTTGGACCACCCGGAACGGGCAAGACCACGCTTATTAGCGGTATTGCTGACGCGATCGGTTGGAGATACATCGAACTTCATCCCAGTCATTTTGTTTCCGAAGGACTACCGAATGTCCAACACACCGCTGATGGGATTTTTGGGAAATTGATGGAGATAGATCATGCGGTAATCTTATTCGATGAAATTGACGAACTGGTGCGTGAGCGGAATATTGAGCCTGACCAATTTGGGCGATTCCTTACTACGAGTATGTTGCCAAGGCTCGCTGAATTGTGGAAAGCGCGAAAAGTAATATATTTCGTTGCAACGAACCATATTGAGGCCTTTGATGTTGCAATAACACGCAGTTCGCGATTCGATGCCGTGATATTTCTCAGTCCACCAGACTTCGAAGTGAAAAAGAAGAAGATACTCCAGATTCTCAGAGAAGACTATTCCATCAGAACAGACTTTTCTCCGGATCTGAATCAAGCGCTAGTTGAGAAGTCCTTCCCGCAGGAAGAATGTTATAGCGAACTCTCAAAGACCGAGAATGCTGGCGGGGCAGAACCACCTAAGCGGATTCCTGAAGAAAATCTTCTTGCCAAGTTTGCAATCGTGCGATGGGACGAACTGCACGAGATTGCTCTGCGACTTGCATCCATCCTGCCAGAAGGACAGACGATAACCAAAGACGTCCTGGGACAGAGTCTGCGCCTGATGCGAGACGGGCGAGTCCGGGGTCTTGAGGAATGCCGCAGATTTGTCCGAGATCCGGAACTCTATCAGCGATTTGATGCATCAATCAACGGGCAATGGAGAGTCATTGAAACCGAGGGCGTTAATTTGAGTGAACTCGCAGCTTCTTCGAAGCATTTGGAGAAGCGAGGTGAAGTCTTCTTCGCACGAGCGCCGATTGGCCCCTGCGAGAATGTCCATTTTCCGGGTTATATTCCAAAGTTGAAAGTTCCAGAGGGAGAGCCAGTCGTTCTCGGTGCGATCAGCCTTGCAAAAGAAAAGGCGGAAGGCCCTGAGTAG
- a CDS encoding toll/interleukin-1 receptor domain-containing protein — MPTTHNATEAARAETRSIVFISKATPEDDEFVLWLAPRLEAAGYTVFADILSLEGGDRWRREITGNLQNKAVKMLLCCRDATLEKIGVQEEISIATDVGKQIGDKRFIIPLRLEVFKKLFGISDLQWVDFLGSWAGGLHDLLETLENQNVPRATTPAINPNWENYRKRLATKVDKKPEVLTSNWLRIASLPDTIRYYYPPGPINFELMEKACRENTVPTEAYHRGFFSFALPEEVARDFADVAPFEIQSEFKVLDFIESGGKSPDIEPREAKNLVYSMFRRAWENFCRSKGLYEYLFATQTAFHVGEALTPLGKRISWGRQGKRRSSMLRNAAGGKVWQYGVSATPNFWPYLHFRLKARVLFSDLTSGKAGAVIGDSDAQHHLRRTICKGWRNKQWHGRLMAYLELLSGEEPCITVPLAEACAITLDSRSMPFTSPVTTTLPDTMEDDAEETDDSTLGLFNPEDEE, encoded by the coding sequence ATGCCCACCACGCACAACGCGACTGAAGCGGCAAGGGCCGAGACACGAAGCATCGTGTTCATCAGCAAGGCCACGCCAGAGGACGATGAATTTGTGCTGTGGTTAGCCCCGCGCCTTGAGGCCGCAGGGTACACCGTTTTTGCGGACATTCTCTCCTTGGAAGGTGGAGACCGCTGGCGCAGAGAAATTACCGGCAACTTGCAAAACAAGGCCGTGAAAATGCTCCTGTGCTGCCGGGACGCCACGCTCGAAAAAATTGGGGTCCAGGAAGAAATCAGTATTGCTACGGATGTTGGGAAACAAATCGGCGACAAGCGCTTCATCATTCCGCTTCGTCTTGAGGTCTTCAAAAAGCTGTTCGGCATCAGCGATCTTCAATGGGTCGATTTTCTGGGAAGTTGGGCCGGGGGCTTGCATGATCTTCTGGAAACGCTCGAAAACCAGAATGTGCCGCGCGCGACGACGCCAGCGATCAATCCGAACTGGGAGAACTACCGCAAGCGGCTTGCGACCAAAGTTGATAAAAAGCCCGAAGTCCTTACCTCCAACTGGCTCCGAATTGCCAGTCTGCCGGACACCATCCGCTACTACTATCCACCGGGGCCAATCAATTTTGAATTGATGGAAAAAGCGTGCCGTGAAAACACGGTTCCCACCGAAGCCTACCATCGCGGCTTCTTTTCATTCGCATTACCGGAGGAAGTCGCACGCGACTTTGCCGATGTTGCTCCGTTTGAAATTCAGTCCGAATTCAAGGTGCTTGACTTCATTGAGAGCGGCGGCAAATCGCCGGATATAGAGCCACGGGAAGCAAAGAATCTTGTGTATTCCATGTTCCGCCGCGCATGGGAGAACTTCTGCCGGTCAAAGGGGCTATACGAGTATCTATTTGCCACGCAGACGGCCTTTCACGTAGGTGAGGCGCTGACGCCGTTGGGCAAGAGAATTTCCTGGGGGCGTCAGGGCAAGCGCCGGTCCTCCATGCTGCGTAACGCCGCCGGAGGCAAGGTCTGGCAGTACGGCGTTTCGGCAACACCGAACTTCTGGCCGTACCTGCATTTCAGACTCAAAGCCCGCGTGCTGTTCTCCGATCTGACCTCTGGTAAAGCTGGAGCCGTCATCGGCGACAGTGATGCACAGCATCACTTACGGCGGACCATCTGCAAAGGCTGGCGCAACAAACAATGGCATGGTCGCCTCATGGCTTATCTTGAATTGCTTTCGGGCGAAGAGCCGTGCATCACCGTGCCACTCGCTGAGGCTTGCGCGATCACGCTTGATTCACGATCAATGCCGTTCACGTCGCCGGTGACAACGACCCTGCCGGACACGATGGAAGATGATGCAGAGGAAACCGACGATTCCACGCTCGGATTGTTCAACCCGGAGGACGAGGAGTGA
- a CDS encoding argonaute/piwi family protein, whose translation MDLSKKSLKTIHIEEPELSFGHGQTCDHPKDGLFLYGPHSGPTRTREVSVGVIGTKDGLSYFRTWAIAAGGFVPVPPRKKTDKENRLHLSNFPGLEEAFGIMVSPGDFVQRTVDYTVLDDATRTVNQHEAVRKAVDLYVGEIERYDNNEEKTVDVWMFILPEIIFERCKPLSRRTGLGLTKGEFAKSQKERIDLPLFKDVIDQSGEDIFDDVPDFHRQVKARLLKLGRTSQLIRETTLAPDKFLNNAGYPKRGLQDPATVAWNLATGLYYKTQPLPPWKLAHVRPGVCYIGLVFKMIPNDPKEHACCAAQMFLNESDAVVFRGANGPWKTDDFEFHLQPKEAQSLIAKVLKTFEEKHGVPPKEFFIHGCTTFNEDEWKAFKKATPKGTNLVGVRIKETKGESKLFRDGDYPVMRGTAIILDHRNALLWTNGFVPRLDTYIGPETPNPLLITVLRSTGRRPNIRTVLADIMGLTKINYNACNYNDGLPVTIRFASKVGDVLTMGSARDADKQPLKFYV comes from the coding sequence ATGGACCTGTCGAAGAAATCCCTCAAGACTATCCACATTGAGGAACCGGAGTTGTCTTTCGGCCACGGGCAAACTTGCGACCACCCGAAAGATGGACTGTTTCTCTACGGGCCGCACTCTGGCCCAACACGCACGCGCGAAGTTTCCGTTGGAGTCATTGGAACGAAAGACGGACTCTCGTATTTTCGGACGTGGGCGATTGCGGCTGGCGGCTTTGTTCCCGTCCCGCCGCGAAAGAAAACCGACAAAGAAAACAGATTGCACCTCTCGAATTTTCCTGGGTTGGAAGAAGCGTTTGGCATCATGGTCAGCCCGGGAGACTTTGTTCAGCGTACTGTCGATTACACGGTACTCGACGACGCCACCCGTACGGTGAACCAGCATGAAGCGGTACGCAAAGCGGTGGACCTCTATGTGGGAGAAATTGAACGCTATGACAACAATGAAGAAAAGACGGTAGACGTTTGGATGTTCATTCTCCCCGAAATCATCTTCGAGCGTTGCAAGCCGCTATCGCGGCGCACCGGCCTTGGCCTGACAAAAGGCGAATTCGCCAAGAGCCAGAAAGAAAGAATTGATCTTCCGTTGTTCAAGGATGTGATCGACCAGAGCGGCGAGGACATCTTTGACGACGTGCCAGATTTTCACCGCCAGGTGAAAGCGCGTCTGCTCAAGCTAGGTCGCACTTCGCAACTCATCCGCGAAACGACGTTGGCACCCGACAAATTCCTAAATAACGCGGGCTATCCAAAGCGTGGGTTGCAGGATCCGGCGACAGTGGCGTGGAATCTGGCAACTGGACTTTACTACAAAACCCAACCCTTGCCGCCGTGGAAACTCGCGCATGTCAGGCCGGGCGTTTGTTACATCGGACTTGTTTTCAAGATGATTCCGAATGATCCAAAGGAACATGCCTGCTGTGCGGCGCAGATGTTTCTTAATGAGAGCGACGCCGTTGTTTTCAGGGGCGCAAATGGCCCGTGGAAAACCGACGACTTTGAATTCCACCTTCAACCCAAAGAGGCGCAAAGCCTGATTGCCAAAGTGCTCAAAACCTTCGAGGAGAAGCACGGTGTGCCACCAAAGGAATTTTTCATCCACGGGTGCACAACCTTCAACGAGGATGAATGGAAAGCCTTCAAAAAGGCCACGCCGAAGGGCACCAATCTTGTCGGCGTCCGCATCAAGGAAACCAAAGGGGAATCCAAGCTGTTCCGTGATGGTGATTATCCGGTAATGAGGGGAACGGCCATCATTCTTGATCACCGAAACGCCTTGCTGTGGACGAATGGATTTGTGCCACGGCTGGACACCTATATTGGGCCTGAGACGCCAAACCCGCTTTTGATAACCGTTCTGCGTAGTACGGGTCGGCGACCTAACATTCGCACCGTTCTTGCTGACATCATGGGCCTTACCAAGATCAACTACAACGCCTGCAACTACAATGACGGATTGCCCGTCACGATCCGCTTTGCGAGCAAGGTGGGCGATGTGCTGACGATGGGTTCGGCACGCGACGCAGACAAACAGCCCCTGAAGTTCTACGTCTAG
- a CDS encoding reverse transcriptase domain-containing protein, with protein MHHVYRIDTLRFAYLQLKRHAAAGVDGETWRHYGEALEENLQNLSHRLKRGAYRAKPVRRVYIPKADGRQRPLGVPALEDKLVQRATVEVLNQIYETDFLGFSYGFRPKRHQHKALDALWCGLHERRVNWVLDLDVRSFFDRLSHEWLVRFLQHRIADRRVVRLIQKWLNAGVLEKGKRTFVEAGSPQGGSASPLLANIYLHYVFDLWVQAWRKKRAHGDVIVVRYADTSWLGSSTKTRPNGSGWN; from the coding sequence ATGCATCATGTCTACCGGATCGACACCCTGCGGTTCGCCTACTTGCAGTTGAAGAGGCACGCTGCGGCGGGTGTGGACGGGGAGACATGGCGGCACTACGGCGAGGCTCTTGAGGAGAATCTCCAGAATCTCTCCCATAGACTGAAGCGCGGGGCATACCGGGCCAAGCCGGTGCGTAGGGTGTACATCCCGAAGGCGGATGGGCGGCAGCGACCGCTCGGCGTCCCGGCGCTCGAAGACAAGCTCGTTCAGAGAGCGACGGTGGAGGTACTGAATCAAATCTACGAAACCGACTTCCTCGGCTTCTCTTATGGGTTCCGTCCAAAGCGGCACCAGCATAAAGCGCTGGATGCGTTGTGGTGTGGACTCCATGAGCGACGTGTGAACTGGGTGCTGGACCTGGACGTGCGCAGCTTCTTCGACAGGCTGTCGCATGAATGGCTGGTCCGGTTCCTCCAGCATCGGATAGCGGACCGGCGCGTTGTGCGTCTCATCCAGAAATGGCTGAACGCGGGCGTGCTGGAAAAGGGCAAGCGAACCTTCGTGGAAGCAGGCTCGCCACAGGGCGGAAGTGCATCGCCCCTGTTGGCGAATATCTACCTCCACTACGTCTTCGATCTCTGGGTTCAGGCATGGCGTAAGAAGCGTGCGCACGGCGATGTAATCGTGGTGCGTTATGCGGACACATCGTGGTTGGGTTCGAGTACAAAGACGAGGCCGAACGGTTCTGGTTGGAACTGA
- a CDS encoding plasmid mobilization protein encodes MNTPRIPNPLPSPDSPKGEARPVLRAKTIATRVTLEELVEVETAAESAGKTVAEWLRELALKAARERPADPAEFLLAEVAALRYMLLNLFHATAQANAEGKYLLPDSVVRIRDQANARKLADARKLLAEFLSQEGPDGDKQ; translated from the coding sequence ATGAACACTCCCCGCATCCCGAATCCATTGCCGTCTCCAGACTCACCGAAGGGTGAAGCGCGACCGGTTCTTCGTGCCAAAACCATCGCAACCAGGGTCACGCTGGAAGAACTGGTGGAGGTGGAAACCGCCGCCGAAAGTGCAGGAAAAACCGTGGCCGAATGGCTGCGCGAGCTGGCCCTAAAAGCCGCGCGGGAGCGTCCGGCAGACCCTGCCGAGTTCCTGCTGGCCGAGGTCGCGGCGCTGCGATACATGCTCCTGAATCTCTTTCATGCGACGGCTCAGGCGAACGCCGAGGGCAAGTATTTGCTGCCCGATTCGGTGGTCAGAATTCGAGACCAGGCCAATGCGCGGAAGCTGGCGGATGCCCGGAAATTGCTGGCGGAATTTCTGTCCCAGGAGGGGCCGGACGGGGACAAGCAGTGA
- a CDS encoding GGDEF domain-containing protein has translation MIKSRGITYFAVLTLLFGCISVVALRGNMPLASGLFTLAYLADAAVESWIAFTRVRSSSHLKTHWALLAAATGANLVVAIVALLVRSAVFITFTSFFIFCTYIPLFLLISLPAGRRYFHQFFWIDLGQVIMAMYVGYAILFQARPFTHDTPIGITGIALFHLFLVADLITIAGALLHLFAAVNKDEMHFFRLIFFVITLGTAGSYLHNVLLLRNPKETLTGIPVLLAGFVSILLILQSPEETIGELPTQRKGLMADLVNIASPALPSAVLLTLGIIVETRYQSLGRTAIITAFVLFVVRATFYHRSFEALHRDLEGARAELEHLSYTDGLTGVVNRRALEKALCSEWEHCIRSGSPLSFILIDVDFFKQANDRHGHQAGDEYLIAIAEALRASLHRSIDIIGRYGGDEFAAILPSTDAGAAEIVAERMCHGVRQLRIENSATTTGFATISMGIATCLTFMEPTPALLLHTADAALYDAKRSGRNCWRSRSLALGGNSGSDEKSGLQRV, from the coding sequence ATGATCAAAAGTCGAGGGATCACCTATTTTGCAGTATTAACACTGCTTTTTGGATGTATATCCGTTGTGGCGCTGCGCGGCAATATGCCACTTGCAAGCGGACTATTCACTCTTGCTTACCTGGCAGACGCGGCCGTTGAGTCCTGGATTGCTTTCACACGCGTGCGTAGTTCTTCGCACCTCAAGACACATTGGGCTCTCCTGGCCGCTGCGACCGGTGCGAATCTTGTGGTGGCGATTGTGGCACTACTAGTGAGATCAGCGGTTTTCATTACTTTTACCTCGTTTTTTATTTTTTGCACGTACATTCCGTTATTTCTGTTGATATCGTTGCCTGCGGGCCGCCGCTACTTTCACCAGTTCTTCTGGATTGATCTTGGACAGGTAATCATGGCCATGTATGTAGGCTATGCAATCCTCTTTCAGGCTCGTCCGTTTACGCATGACACTCCAATCGGGATTACCGGCATAGCACTATTTCACCTTTTCCTTGTCGCCGATCTCATTACGATCGCGGGAGCACTTCTGCATCTTTTTGCGGCCGTAAATAAAGACGAGATGCACTTTTTTCGTCTGATCTTTTTTGTAATCACGCTGGGAACGGCAGGATCATATCTTCACAACGTGCTCTTGTTGCGCAACCCGAAGGAGACATTAACCGGGATACCGGTCCTACTGGCAGGGTTTGTTAGCATTCTGCTGATTCTGCAATCTCCAGAAGAGACGATTGGTGAACTGCCGACACAAAGGAAAGGACTCATGGCTGACCTGGTCAATATCGCAAGTCCAGCTCTTCCTTCTGCGGTGTTATTGACGCTCGGCATCATAGTCGAGACCCGATATCAGAGTCTTGGACGCACAGCTATTATTACGGCATTCGTTCTCTTCGTCGTTCGAGCCACCTTTTATCACCGGAGCTTTGAGGCATTGCATCGAGACCTTGAAGGTGCGCGTGCGGAGCTCGAGCATCTCTCCTATACCGATGGCCTGACTGGCGTAGTAAACAGGCGGGCGCTGGAGAAAGCCCTCTGCTCCGAATGGGAACACTGCATACGTTCAGGCTCCCCGCTTTCGTTCATCCTCATTGATGTGGATTTTTTTAAACAAGCCAATGACCGGCATGGTCATCAGGCCGGGGACGAGTACCTAATTGCCATAGCAGAAGCATTGCGCGCATCACTGCATCGCAGCATTGATATAATCGGGCGCTACGGAGGGGACGAGTTCGCGGCGATTCTGCCAAGCACCGATGCTGGTGCAGCAGAGATTGTTGCGGAGAGAATGTGTCATGGCGTCCGTCAACTTCGTATTGAAAACAGCGCGACTACGACAGGCTTTGCCACAATTAGTATGGGCATCGCCACGTGCCTCACATTCATGGAACCGACCCCCGCGTTGTTGCTCCATACTGCCGATGCGGCTCTATACGATGCAAAGCGATCTGGGCGCAATTGTTGGCGATCACGCAGTCTGGCGTTAGGAGGTAACTCAGGGTCGGACGAGAAATCTGGCCTCCAAAGGGTGTAG
- a CDS encoding IS5 family transposase (programmed frameshift), translated as MAGRWELTEEQWLLVEPVLRPASAGVRRGRPWHDTRAVLNGVLWVLGTGAQWRELPEKYPPYQTCHRRFQQWIRDGKLVEALRLLARLLHEQGKLNLEEAFVDATFASAKKGASPSARPRRGKGTKIVAIAADNSLPLAVTVESASPAECHLVEDALAASFLDELPARLIGDKAYDSDGLDRKLAEDYGIEMIAPNRRNRSKTQDGRPLRRYRKRWKVERLFAWMHNFRRLVNRWEYHIENYLGMAQLACLHMMLRYL; from the exons ATGGCAGGACGCTGGGAGTTAACCGAAGAACAGTGGTTGTTGGTAGAGCCGGTGTTGCGGCCTGCTTCGGCAGGTGTGCGGCGGGGCCGTCCCTGGCACGACACGCGGGCCGTGCTGAATGGTGTGTTGTGGGTCTTGGGAACCGGGGCGCAGTGGCGTGAGTTGCCGGAGAAGTATCCGCCATACCAAACCTGCCACCGCCGTTTCCAGCAGTGGATCCGCGATGGCAAGCTGGTGGAAGCGCTGAGGCTGCTGGCGCGATTGCTGCACGAGCAGGGCAAGCTCAACCTGGAGGAAGCGTTCGTGGATGCAACCTTCGCGAGCGCCAAAAAAGGGGCTTCGCCATCGGCCCGAC CCCGCCGCGGGAAGGGCACGAAGATCGTCGCTATCGCCGCTGATAACAGTCTTCCACTCGCCGTTACTGTGGAAAGCGCTTCGCCGGCAGAGTGCCATCTCGTCGAAGATGCCCTTGCCGCCAGCTTCCTCGACGAACTTCCCGCCAGGTTGATCGGCGACAAGGCCTATGACTCGGACGGACTGGACAGAAAACTGGCCGAAGACTATGGAATCGAAATGATTGCACCGAACCGTCGCAACCGCTCCAAAACACAGGATGGCCGCCCCTTGCGCCGCTACAGGAAGCGATGGAAGGTCGAAAGGCTCTTCGCATGGATGCACAACTTCCGAAGGCTCGTAAACCGATGGGAGTACCACATCGAAAATTACCTCGGAATGGCTCAACTCGCATGCCTCCACATGATGCTCAGATATTTATGA
- a CDS encoding relaxase domain-containing protein yields the protein MLTISKPLSASQVRAYYQREFASERQNYWSRDQQGHSEWQGKLAEQWGLEGAVGNEHFARLTEGQHPHTEAQLVRHQVSKTYEGKFGKEVTSVEHRAGWDATFSAPKSVSLTALVGGDERVREAHRESVRVALSELHGSGMEHSL from the coding sequence ATGTTGACGATCTCCAAGCCGCTGTCAGCTTCGCAGGTACGGGCGTACTATCAGCGGGAATTTGCGTCGGAGCGGCAGAACTATTGGAGCCGCGACCAGCAGGGGCATAGTGAATGGCAAGGCAAGCTGGCGGAGCAGTGGGGCTTGGAAGGTGCGGTTGGCAATGAGCACTTTGCGCGGCTGACCGAAGGGCAGCATCCGCACACGGAAGCGCAGCTTGTTCGCCATCAGGTTTCTAAAACCTATGAAGGAAAATTCGGCAAGGAAGTGACCAGCGTAGAACACCGCGCCGGTTGGGATGCTACGTTCTCCGCGCCAAAGTCTGTTTCTCTCACGGCCCTTGTGGGCGGCGATGAGCGCGTAAGAGAGGCGCATCGGGAGAGTGTGCGCGTTGCGCTCAGTGAGTTGCATGGCTCAGGCATGGAGCATAGCCTCTAA
- a CDS encoding helix-turn-helix domain-containing protein, translating to MSTSLIGESPGDWISASEAARLRGVSRQAIGSLVRRGRLRTLEFGGKKFVSRKDVEAYVPDPGGRPPKKKASPKKKAGSKKKND from the coding sequence ATGTCAACTAGTTTAATTGGAGAATCGCCCGGCGATTGGATCAGTGCGTCTGAAGCTGCCCGTCTGCGTGGTGTATCGAGACAGGCAATAGGAAGCCTAGTGCGCCGTGGCCGCCTGCGTACTTTGGAGTTTGGGGGAAAGAAATTCGTCAGCCGAAAGGATGTGGAGGCGTATGTTCCCGATCCTGGTGGCAGGCCACCCAAGAAGAAAGCGTCCCCAAAGAAAAAGGCCGGATCAAAGAAAAAAAACGATTAA